The genomic stretch CACAACCAAACTGGTTTTCATGCTAAACGCGATTTTTCAGAAACCAATTTTGTAAAAGCCGATATTGATGACCTTTCAAACTGTCTTCATACCTTAATCACTGATAAAATTTTACGTCACAAAATGAGCGAAAACGCCATAAAACATGCTCACACCAATTTCTCTCCACAAGTTATCGCCCAACAATTCTTAGACCTTATCAATAAAACCTAAATTTTTTGCTGATAAATAAGTTGTCAAAAAAGAGAGGACAGACTCCGCCCCTTGATTCAAGTTTACTCCTTCTTTCTCTAATCCGTCATAAACACCGCCACTTTCATTATCGACCAACGTTTTTCCTAATACATTATTTCCGTAAAACCAACCGTACGCGTCTTCTATTGCTTTAAGGTACTTGTTTTCCCTCGTAATCAGGTAAGCTTTTTCGCAGGCCTCAGCTATAGACCCAGCCTCTATAGGTTGTTGTCCGAAGATTGATTTTTTACCATTCCTCTCAAACCATCCTTTGTAACCGGGGAAAGAAAAACACTTTAGATCTCTGTTATACATTTGCTTCAGCAAAAAATCTAGTGACTCTTTTGCAACATCAGCATATTTAATATCATCAAAAATTGAATATGCCCAAAACAAAGCTAGCGGTAAACGGCCATTATCATAGGTAATTCTGTCCTCAAACCATTTCCACGAATTATTAGAAATATCACAATAAACAACAATCAATTGATCAGCTAACTTTTTCGCCATACCTTTATAGTCAAGTTTAACTACCGGTTCTATTTTTTTTTGAGAAGTCCGGACCTTACAATAGTTCTCTATCTTCAGCTCCAGTCTGGGGTCACACAAAGCCCGCGTCAGTAATCCATAGACCAACCAAGCTTTAACCCTGATCGTCTCTACATCTTTTATATATTTAATACACTGATCAAATATAAACATTCCTGTCAACTTATGATCCTCCCGTAGCCCAAACTTTCCCGCATCAGCCAAACCTGCCATCGCTCGACCAAAATTTTCTCCTAATTCTTCATTCTGCCAAACAAGTTCCCGACTTAAGTCATTCTTAATTCCTTTTTCACCTACTGCCGACACCAAGAACTTAAGATAGATATCAACCAACTTTTCTTCTCTTAATCTTATAGCTATTTGTAATGCTCTGGCATTATCATCTACGCAATATCCCTCCCTCAGATCTGGGGTTGCCATTATACAATGCTCCAATATTCCAACATTATCTGTCAGACGATATAGATGATCTAGATTTATACTTTTATTTTTATCAGTTTTTAACACTTTTCCCTTTTTTCATTTTTAAGACTTTCTGAAACAAATCTAAATGCTGTAAGGCTACGTTTGGCCACGTCATGTATCTTCCATAATCATAGGCCTTTTTTTGAGTCTTTTCTTTTAATTCAAAATCATCATTAAATCTTGTCACGGCTTTAGCAATTGCTTTTGAATTTCGGAATGGAACGATAACCCCTCTTTCATTGTCCAAGACTTCCTTTGCGTATAAATACGGGGTAGAAATACATAGTTTACCGGCCCCTATCGCATATGCTAATGCCCCTGACGACACTTGGCCTGGATCCAGATACGGGGTAACATAAAAATCCATCAATTTTAACCACTCAATCAATTCCTCTAAAGTCACATATCTGTTGATAAATTTTACATTTTTCGTAATTTTCAATTCTTTTACCAATTTAGTTAATTTATTTCTATAGACCTCACCACCACTCCACTCGATCTCTCCCGGATGTGTTTGTCCTACAACAAGAAGCAAAATATTAGGTATTTTTTTGACAATCTCAGCTGTAGCCTCAATCGAATATTCAATTCCTCGACTTGGAGAAATCAAGTTAATATTTCCAAACAACACTCGTTTTTTAAAATTTTTCTTATATCTGCTGACTGCGCCATAAGCGAGATCAGGAGTTCCGTGTGGTATTATTGCTATCTTATTCCTGGGAACCAGATATTTTTCCATAAGTTTATCGGCCACCTGATGCATCATAACTACCAATGCATCAGCTCTGGCAAGTACCCTTTTTAAAATGATTCCTCCTTCACAATTCTGATCATCAGGTACCGTATGACACGTTACAACCAAGGGTTTGGTAATTTTCTCCACAAAGGGAACAATATACTCTCCCCCTTGTCCACCAAAGATACCAAATTCATGTTCCAACATTACTAAATCGGCTCCAGACTGATTAATGTAAGTCGCTGCCTCCAGGTAAGAATTTAAATCATTCCAATTTATTTTATATTTAACCTCCCACGGGTAATCCAAATTATCGTCCTGCCTATTTAATGCCATTATTTCTGCTAAATCAAATGGATTCAACATATTAATTGCATTAGTCAGATCCTTCGTAAAGGTTGCAATACCACATTTTCTTGGAATATATGATGAAACATATATTATCTTAAGAGACCTTCGCCTAATCGGAATCATACTGTTTTTTTTCATAAATTTAAAAATAAAAACCTAATACTTATTTATTTTTATTATTTTTTAATTTATTTATTAAGTCCTCAAGAAGTAAAGATTTTCCTGCGATAACTTTGTCTGCAGATCCATAATATATATATAAAACGTCACCTACTACTATCGCTCCGGTGGGAAACACTACGTTATTAACATTCCCGATTCTTTCCCATTTTTCTATCGGAACAAATAAAGGTTCCGTCAATCTGCCAATCACAATTCTTGGATCCCGTATGTCGAGAAGAGCTGCAGCAGCCTGGTATCTTTCTTGTCCGTTAACAATATCGACACTGTGATAAATAAAAAGCCAACCATCATTAGTTTCAATCGGTGGGCATCCGCCTCCGATATAAGCGGTCTCATGTTTACCGACAGGATCCATTATAATATTTCTATTCAGATTCTCGAGGTGGGAAACCCAATAATTTGTGTTATTCAAATCATCAAAGCTATCAAACAAACAAAGCTGAATCCCGGGCAAAACCCTGTGTATTAACGCATATTTCCCATTAAATTTTTTCGGAAATAACAAGGCATCCTTCTCCCAAAGTAATACGTCGTCACCATTATAAGCTCTATAGGCTTTTTCAAAAAAAGAATACCTCTGTCTATCGCGTACGCTTTCTCTGAAGATATCTTCAGCCAAATCGTAAGTTATGGAAGGTGACAATAGACCCTTTTTTTCAAAATTAATTAAATCGCTGCTTGTCGCATAAGCAATTCTGGCATTCTTGCCATCATAAGCGGTATAAAATAAATAATAAGTACCTTCCAAAAAAGTAATTCTCGGATCCTCCATTCCGTGTTTTTCATATTCAAACTCCGGCCGTAAAATTGGTTTATTCCACCTCTCTATCACTTTCCCATCCTTAATCTGACAATACCCAATCGAAGAAAAGTTCCCTTTGGCCACCGCCCGATAAAACATATGAATTACCCCGTCTTTCTTTACGCAGGTAGGGTTTAAAACCCCTTCTGCTTCAAAAGCTAACCCACTTGGTTCTAGTACAATCCCCTCATTCTTTATCTCAAGCATAATTTCAGATAACTGAAATTATACATCAAAGATACACCTTTTTCCTGATTGTTGGAAAAAAGACGGTAAGATAGTATACTAAAACCCAGTAAGCCTTATGCAAAAAAATATCGACGAATTCGCAAAAGAGATTGGTTTGACCAACGCCCAGTCAGCGGCAGTCAAAGAATTTATTCTGGATCTTGTCGTGGACAATCTCAAATCAATGAAAGATGAATATAACCAGGAAATTGATACTGTTATAGATAGTTTATCGGGGATAGACGAAAAAAAGTAGATGAGAAGAAATTTCAACTTTTGCGGTATCGATTTTGGTACCACCAATTCAACGGTTGCTGTCTCGAAAAACGGCGTACCTGTGGCCTTAAGCATCGATCCCTTTAATAAAAATCCCAAAATATTAAAATCATTAATTTATCTCAACCCCGACGGCGGACGAGAAATTGGTCGACGTGCGATAGACCGTTATCTTTGGGATGTAAAAAATATTTCTGCCAAACCCCCCATGCTTGTTGAGACCGGTAAAACAATCAAAACTTTTGGTCCCTCAACCGCCTCAGGCGCCGGAAAAGTTATCTTTGTTCCGGAAATTATTGAAGTAGACGTAAGTGGTCGTGGTCGTCTTTTACAATCGCTAAAGTCAGTTTTAACCACCGAATCCTTTAAGGGTTCGACTATTTTTGGTCAATTTTTCCCTCTCGAAAATCTCCTTTCTGTTCTTCTATCACAAATCAAAGAAAGAGCCCAAAAATTATTAAACCGTCAGCTCGATTCGGTTGTCCTAGGTCGCCCTGTCCGCTACGTTGGTAGCGGCAAGGAAAAATTGGCACTGGAGAGAATGTCGGCAGTTGCCAAAAACTCAGGGTTCAAAAACGTAGAATTTGAATACGAACCGGTTGGCGCTGCTCTTAATTATGGAATCGATATAAACACCCCTTCAAATGTTTTGGTTTTTGACTTTGGAGGGGGAACACTCGACGTATGCATTATGAATTTTCCCTCGCAGAAAGTAATTTCAGTATCCGGTCGGCCAATCGGTGGAGATCTGTTGGATTCGATTATTGTAGAAAATAAAATTCTAAAATATTTTGGAAAAGGTGTCATTATTTCCAAAAAAATGCCCATGCCGAGGTATTTTCTTTCAGCCCTCACCAGCTGGTATCAAATCACTTTATTAAAAAACGTAAAAGATCTAGAAACACTGGATTACTACATTACCAATGCCGACATTCAAAAACCGGTTCAAAATTTAAAAAATCTAATTATAAACGATGATGGTTATAACTTTTTTCATCGCGTCGATCAAACCAAAATAAAATTATCATCCGAAGACAAAAATCAGTTCAAATTCAAATGCGAATATTTTTCAATAAAGGAGACAATATTTAGAAATGAATTTGAAGATATGATCACTGCAGAATTATCAGAAACTAATAAATGTTTAGATGAAGCACTAAAAGGGGCAAGTCTCCGTCCATCGCAAATCGACAAAGTTTTGGTAACCGGCGGCTCCTCCAAAATTCCTGTTTTCAAACAAATTC from Candidatus Shapirobacteria bacterium encodes the following:
- a CDS encoding glycosyltransferase — protein: MKKNSMIPIRRRSLKIIYVSSYIPRKCGIATFTKDLTNAINMLNPFDLAEIMALNRQDDNLDYPWEVKYKINWNDLNSYLEAATYINQSGADLVMLEHEFGIFGGQGGEYIVPFVEKITKPLVVTCHTVPDDQNCEGGIILKRVLARADALVVMMHQVADKLMEKYLVPRNKIAIIPHGTPDLAYGAVSRYKKNFKKRVLFGNINLISPSRGIEYSIEATAEIVKKIPNILLLVVGQTHPGEIEWSGGEVYRNKLTKLVKELKITKNVKFINRYVTLEELIEWLKLMDFYVTPYLDPGQVSSGALAYAIGAGKLCISTPYLYAKEVLDNERGVIVPFRNSKAIAKAVTRFNDDFELKEKTQKKAYDYGRYMTWPNVALQHLDLFQKVLKMKKGKSVKN
- a CDS encoding Hsp70 family protein: MRRNFNFCGIDFGTTNSTVAVSKNGVPVALSIDPFNKNPKILKSLIYLNPDGGREIGRRAIDRYLWDVKNISAKPPMLVETGKTIKTFGPSTASGAGKVIFVPEIIEVDVSGRGRLLQSLKSVLTTESFKGSTIFGQFFPLENLLSVLLSQIKERAQKLLNRQLDSVVLGRPVRYVGSGKEKLALERMSAVAKNSGFKNVEFEYEPVGAALNYGIDINTPSNVLVFDFGGGTLDVCIMNFPSQKVISVSGRPIGGDLLDSIIVENKILKYFGKGVIISKKMPMPRYFLSALTSWYQITLLKNVKDLETLDYYITNADIQKPVQNLKNLIINDDGYNFFHRVDQTKIKLSSEDKNQFKFKCEYFSIKETIFRNEFEDMITAELSETNKCLDEALKGASLRPSQIDKVLVTGGSSKIPVFKQILVQKFGADKIIDSDRFTSVALGLGIKSEQVFG
- a CDS encoding pesticidal protein Cry7Aa; protein product: MLEIKNEGIVLEPSGLAFEAEGVLNPTCVKKDGVIHMFYRAVAKGNFSSIGYCQIKDGKVIERWNKPILRPEFEYEKHGMEDPRITFLEGTYYLFYTAYDGKNARIAYATSSDLINFEKKGLLSPSITYDLAEDIFRESVRDRQRYSFFEKAYRAYNGDDVLLWEKDALLFPKKFNGKYALIHRVLPGIQLCLFDSFDDLNNTNYWVSHLENLNRNIIMDPVGKHETAYIGGGCPPIETNDGWLFIYHSVDIVNGQERYQAAAALLDIRDPRIVIGRLTEPLFVPIEKWERIGNVNNVVFPTGAIVVGDVLYIYYGSADKVIAGKSLLLEDLINKLKNNKNK